The proteins below come from a single Conger conger chromosome 10, fConCon1.1, whole genome shotgun sequence genomic window:
- the LOC133138216 gene encoding cytosolic sulfotransferase 3-like — MASQDQEETVSHLRPELVDFHGVSMDHFFTDNWDNVQNFQAKPDDILIATYPKAGTTWVSHMLDLLYFGKSSPKRGVSLPIFERVPFLEICISPPTGVELADKMTTSPRLIKTHLPVQLVPKSFWEQKCRIVYVARNAKDNVVSYFHFDCMDSMQPEPGDWPSYLQKFQEGKCHLSGHH, encoded by the exons ATGGCCAGCCAGGACCAAGAAGAA ACTGTATCGCACCTTCGTCCAGAGTTGGTTGATTTTCATGGTGTGTCAATGGATCATTTCTTCACTGATAACTGGGATAATGTGCAGAACTTCCAGGCAAAACCTGATGATATTCTCATTGCAACATATCCAAAAGCAG GTACAACCTGGGTGTCCCACATGTTGGACCTTCTGTATTTTGGGAAGTCCTCCCCAAAGCGTGGGGTCTCATTACCCATCTTTGAGAGAGTcccattcctggagatctgcatCTCACCTCCCACAG GTGTAGAATTGGCAGATAAGATGACCACATCCCCTCGTCTCATTAAAACCCACCTTCCAGTTCAGCTTGTGCCTAAATCCTTCTGGGAACAAAAATGTAGG ATTGTCTATGTAGCCCGCAACGCCAAGGACAATGTTGTGTCCTACTTTCATTTTGACTGTATGGATTCTATGCAGCCTGAGCCTGGAGACTGGCCTAGTTACCTGCAGAAATTCCAAGAGGGGAAAT GTCATCTCTCAGGTCATCACTGA